A segment of the Bernardetia sp. genome:
TGCAGCTTTGCAGGCGACTAGAGTAGCCGAACGTTCTAACTTTCCCATCAGTAAGTTTTCATCTTTTGAAGGAGCCGAAAAATACTTAGACCAAGTTGTTGGAGTACTCAAATAAAAAATATTATTTTTTCCTTACTCCCAATACATTCGGAATTTCCCAAAAATGGTTGTTTTCATCATTGAGATTAAAATTTGTTTCATAACTGCCCATTTTTGAAATCACACTATCTTCATATTTTATAAAAAATGAAGTTTCAGGTCCTCCTTCCAAATACATAATTTTCTTGATATGTAGATTAGACTCTAAAAGCATATTGTTATATGTTTGAACATTATAAGGCGAGCGAGTATAGATAAAAAGCACATTATCATCTTTATCAGATGCCAAAACTACCATACTCCAATAGCGTTTCTGATTTCCCCAACGGTTTTTTCTGTGGCAATCTACCAAACGGAGGTTCTGAATAAGAGTATTGTAGTTTTTAATCGTTTCTTCCCAGTTTCCACATGAGTTGTCTTTATCAATAATTTGAAATTTAGGTAAACCTTTCTTTTTTCCTTCTTCTGTCAGATTAAAGGCTGCGATGGAATTATATTTTGGTGTAAAAATAGAGTTATTTACATATTCAAAATCTTTCATGTAGCCTGCACTTGTTCCACCCATTTGAAACATAGACGCATTGAAAGCTGCAATTAGCTTTTCAGATTTTGCCCATTTGGGAGCTGTTTTTGAACCTTTTTTATCCAAACTATTTTCTGATTTTTTTTCTAGGGCAGAAATTAAATCTAAGTTGAAATAATCTAAATCTATTTTCAAGACTGAAATTTTACTATCTGCGATATTGGATTGTATGGGGGCATCAAATTCAGCGTATTCCAAGCCTTTTTCAAAAACTTTCCAGTTTATTGTTTTATTTACTTCTCTTTTTGTAAATGTTGGAACTAATTCTTTGGGTTCTTGATAATTAGAATCTGTATAAATCCAACCTGTTTGCTCTCCATCAGAATAGGGGTCGTTTTCTTCTTCTTTTGTTGTTATAGAATCAGTAGCAGATTTTTGATTTGTGGTAATTTTTATAGTGTCTTTTTCTGTTTGGTTTTTTTGTTGTGTTTTTTCTGATGTAGAATTACAAGACAAACAAATAAAGATGGTGCTGCATACTAAAGCAAATAACTGTATCTTTGTAGTCATATTGTGAAATAAAATCTTGATAATTAAACGTTGAAATATAGTCTCAAAACGTGTAAACTATTTTTTATTGCATAATTTTTCTCAACTCAATTCATTTAGAAACAGAAATGGAAAATCAAGAATTGCTAGAACTTATTGAAAAAGGTGAAACCAGTTTTGTACAGTTTAAAAGTGATATAAAGAATGTTACAAGTATAGCACAAGAAATGGTTGCTTTTTCGAATAGTGAAGGAGGAAAACTTTTGATTGGAATAGACGACAAGACAGGAAAACTTATAGGACTTTCTTTTGAGGATATTCAAAGAATTAATAGCTTACTGACTACGGCTGCCAACGAACACGTAAAGAGTCCGATTACAATTCAAACTCAAACCTTTGAAGTTGAAGGAAAAAAAATGATTGTGGCAACTGTTCCAAAAGGTTTGGATAAGCCTTATATGGATAAAAACGGTTTCATTTTTATAAAAAATGGTTCAGACAAACGAAAAGTTACTAGCAAAAATGAACTTCGAAGACTGCTGCAAAGTAGTCAGTCGTTGTATGCCGAAGAAATGATATTGCAAAATAGTAGTTATGAAGATATAGATATAGAAAAATTTGAAGAGTTTTATACCAAAAAATATAATTTAGTCTTTGATAAAAAGCAGTTGGGACAATATTTGGAAAATATGGCTTTGGGAAAAGAGGGTAAAATCAATCTTGCAGGAGCATTACTTTTTAGTAAATTTCCATACAAAAATAACTTGCCTTTTTTTATTTCTGCTGTTTGGTTCAAAGGTACCAACAAATGGGAAACTGAATATTGGAGTAGCGATAATTTTAGAGGAACACTAAATCAGCAGTACGAAAAAGGGTATGCTTTTATTGTCAATTCATTGACAAAACTACAAGCAGGACAATCATTTAACAGTACTGGTATTTCCGAAATTCCAGAAATCGTAATTCAAGAACTTCTGACAAATGCACTCGTTCATAGAGATTATTTTATCAATGATACTATCAAAATATTTATTTTTCAAGATAGAGTTGAAATTATTAGTCCTGGTACGCTTCCTAACAATCTCAACGAAGAAAAAATAAAGAAAGGAATACGAAAAAAACGTAATCCTATTATAGATTCTTTTGCTATGGACTTGCTCCATTACAGAGGAATTGGAAGTGGAATTGTACGCTGTCTCCAACTTTACCCAGATATTGAGTTCATCAATGATAAAGAAGGTGAAGAATTTAAAGTAATTATCCAAAAACCAAAACTTGACTAAACTTTTACAAAACAAATTTGTACGGAAAAGGCATGCCTTTTCTCTAACGAAAAGATAAAAAAAAACAAATGGAATCTACCTATCACAATCCTGTAATGCTTTCTGAATGTATAGAAGCATTGAATATAAAAGAAGATGGAATTTATGTCGACCTCACTTTTGGAGGAGGAGGACACAGCCGAGCTATTTTAGAAAAACTTACTACTGGAAAACTCTATTCTTTTGACCAAGATAGCGATGCACAAGAGCAGGCAAAAAAACTATCAGAAGAAATTTCAAATCCTTCTTGTTTTGTGTTTGTAAAAGCAAATTTCAGATATTTAGCCAAATATTTGAGAATGTATAAGGTAGAAAAAGTAGATGGTATTTTGGCAGACTTAGGAATCTCATCTCATCAGATAGACGAACCCACAAGAGGTTTTTCTACTCGCTTTGATGCCGATTTGGATATGAGAATGGATACATCAACGAGCGAAACAGCAAAAGACATTTTGAACGAATACAGCGAAACCGAACTTCATAAGCTCTTCGGAATTTATGGAGAAATCAAAAATGCCAAAACGCTTGCCAAAACAGTAGTTGCTTCAAGAATTAACAAACCAATTGAAACGACAACAGAGTTTAAGGAAATTTTAAATAGAGTTGCTCCTAAAAAACAAGAGTTTAAATACTACGCACAGGCATTTCAAGCGCTTCGCATTGAAGTCAATCAAGAAATGGAAGCCTTAGAAGATATGCTCTTGCAATGTGCTGATGTTCTGAAAACAGGAGGACGTTTGGTAGCAATGTCGTATCATTCGTTGGAAGACCGTCCACTCAAAAAGATTATCCAAACAGGAAAATTTCAAGGCGAAGTAGAAAAAGATTTTTATGGAAATATTATAAAGCCTTTTGAAGCTGTCAATAGAAAACCCATTTTGGCAACAAAAGAAGAAATAGAGCAAAATCCAAGAGCTAGAAGTGCAAAACTTAGAATTGCTGAAAAGATATAATTGAACAAACCTCGTTGATGGTTGCATTTTGAACCTCAACGACGGTTATTTGTAAA
Coding sequences within it:
- a CDS encoding RNA-binding domain-containing protein, whose product is MENQELLELIEKGETSFVQFKSDIKNVTSIAQEMVAFSNSEGGKLLIGIDDKTGKLIGLSFEDIQRINSLLTTAANEHVKSPITIQTQTFEVEGKKMIVATVPKGLDKPYMDKNGFIFIKNGSDKRKVTSKNELRRLLQSSQSLYAEEMILQNSSYEDIDIEKFEEFYTKKYNLVFDKKQLGQYLENMALGKEGKINLAGALLFSKFPYKNNLPFFISAVWFKGTNKWETEYWSSDNFRGTLNQQYEKGYAFIVNSLTKLQAGQSFNSTGISEIPEIVIQELLTNALVHRDYFINDTIKIFIFQDRVEIISPGTLPNNLNEEKIKKGIRKKRNPIIDSFAMDLLHYRGIGSGIVRCLQLYPDIEFINDKEGEEFKVIIQKPKLD
- the rsmH gene encoding 16S rRNA (cytosine(1402)-N(4))-methyltransferase RsmH yields the protein MESTYHNPVMLSECIEALNIKEDGIYVDLTFGGGGHSRAILEKLTTGKLYSFDQDSDAQEQAKKLSEEISNPSCFVFVKANFRYLAKYLRMYKVEKVDGILADLGISSHQIDEPTRGFSTRFDADLDMRMDTSTSETAKDILNEYSETELHKLFGIYGEIKNAKTLAKTVVASRINKPIETTTEFKEILNRVAPKKQEFKYYAQAFQALRIEVNQEMEALEDMLLQCADVLKTGGRLVAMSYHSLEDRPLKKIIQTGKFQGEVEKDFYGNIIKPFEAVNRKPILATKEEIEQNPRARSAKLRIAEKI
- a CDS encoding phosphodiester glycosidase family protein — its product is MTTKIQLFALVCSTIFICLSCNSTSEKTQQKNQTEKDTIKITTNQKSATDSITTKEEENDPYSDGEQTGWIYTDSNYQEPKELVPTFTKREVNKTINWKVFEKGLEYAEFDAPIQSNIADSKISVLKIDLDYFNLDLISALEKKSENSLDKKGSKTAPKWAKSEKLIAAFNASMFQMGGTSAGYMKDFEYVNNSIFTPKYNSIAAFNLTEEGKKKGLPKFQIIDKDNSCGNWEETIKNYNTLIQNLRLVDCHRKNRWGNQKRYWSMVVLASDKDDNVLFIYTRSPYNVQTYNNMLLESNLHIKKIMYLEGGPETSFFIKYEDSVISKMGSYETNFNLNDENNHFWEIPNVLGVRKK